In Tachysurus vachellii isolate PV-2020 chromosome 1, HZAU_Pvac_v1, whole genome shotgun sequence, a genomic segment contains:
- the slc44a5a gene encoding choline transporter-like protein 5-A: MARNSPVPSAFYGEPQKFDPTFKGPVHNRSCTDVLCCLLFIVVILGYAALGIVAWTHGDPRKVIHPTDSSGDFCGQKGTSNAKKPILFYFNILKCANPAVLINLQCPTTQMCVSTCPDRFATYTDVRLQHAFNRSHWEYYRQFCRPGFNDPKKAVAHVLRDEDCPSVIVPSRPFFQRCLPDLTTRNGTLTVANRTAFKDALDTARSVSELRDAADGITALLEAKQFGMKIVEDYANSWAWILTGLILALIISLIFILLLRFTAALLLWFTIIAVFLLVAYGICRCYWEFTLLRETPEADVSITDMGIQTNLHVYLQLSQTWLVFLVSLVLTEASIVLMLVFLRKRVCIAIALLKEGSKAISYIMSALFYPIITFVMLAVCISYWAIIAVFLASSGEAVYKVMSVQPNCKHANLTCSPDTFNRTNITKQCPGAQCLFAFYGGESMYHRYIFLLQLSNLFVFLWLVNFTIALGQCTLAGAFASYYWAKRKPEDIPSCPVFASFFRAVRYHTGSLAFGSLILAFVQFIRIVLEYLHHKLKGTHNVFARFLLCCLKCCFWCLERFIRFMNRNAYIMIAIYGKSFCTSAREAFFLLMRNVVRVTVLDKLTDFLLFLGKILITGIVGVIAFYFLTHKIPIIQEEVPVLNNYWVPLLTVVFGSYLIAHGFFSVYAMCVDTLFLCFCEDLERNDGTTAKPFLMSPGLRGILRSVDQSPGKSRAALHQCSVEE, encoded by the exons CCTGGACACATGGAGACCCCAGGAAAGTGATCCATCCTACTGACAGCTCAGGAGACTTCTGCGGGCAGAAAGGCACGAGCAACGC TAAGAAACCCATCCTGTTCTACTTCAACATCCTGAAATGTGCGAATCCTGCTGTTTTGATAAACCTGCAGTGTCCCACCACTCAG atgtgtgttTCGACGTGCCCGGACCGCTTCGCCACGTACACGGACGTGCGGCTCCAACACGCCTTCAACAGGAGCCACTGGGAATATTACAGGCAGTTCTGCAGGCCGGGATTCAACGATCCAAAGAAG gcTGTGGCTCATGTGCTGCGTGATGAAGACTGTCCGTCTGTGATTGTGCCCAGCAGACCAT TTTTCCAGCGATGCCTTCCGGACTTAACGACGAGGAACGGCACGCTGACGGTTGCCAACAGAACGGCTTTTAAGGACGCACTAGATACAGCGAGGAGTGTGAGTGAACTCAGGGACGCAGCtga TGGTATAACAGCTCTGCTGGAGGCCAAGCAGTTTGGCATGAAGATCGTGGAAGACTACGCCAACTCCTGGGCCTGGATCCTTAC agggtTAATTCTAGCACTGATCATCAGTTTGATCTTTATCCTGCTCCTGCGCTTCACTGCTGCCCTCCTGCTCTGGTTCACTATCATCGCCGTCTTCCTGCTTGTAGCCTACG GAATCTGCCGTTGTTACTGGGAGTTCACTCTCCTTAGGGAGACTCCAGAAGCAGACGTCAGCATCACGGACATGGGCATCCAGACGAACCTACACGTCTACCTGCAGCTCAGCCAGACGTGGCTCGTTTTCT TGGTCTCTCTAGTACTAACTGAAGCCTCCATAGTTTTAATGCTGGTCTTCCTGAGGAAGAGAGTGTGCATCGCTATCGCTCTGCTGAAAGAGGGCAGCAA gGCTATCAGCTACATCATGTCTGCGTTATTCTACCCAATCATCACTTTCGTGATGCTGGCTGTTTGTATCTCTTACTGGGCCATTATAGCTGT TTTTTTGGCTTCGTCCGGGGAAGCTGTGTACAAAGTGATGTCAGTGCAGCCCAACTGCAAACATGCCAACCTGACCTGCAGTCCAGAC ACGTTCAACAGGACCAACATCACTAAGCAGTGTCCTGGAGCTCAGTGTCTCTTCGCATTCTATGGTGGCGAGAGCATGTATCACCGCTACATCTTCCTCCTGCAGCTGTCCAACCTGTTTGTCTTCCTCTGGTTGGTTAATTTCACCATTGCACTGGGTCAGTGTACACTTGCCGGAGCCTTTGCTTCCTACTACTGGGCCAAGAGGAAACCTGAAGATATACCATCATGCCCGGTTTTCGCTTCCTTTTTCCGGGCTGTACG GTATCACACCGGGTCTCTGGCTTTCGGGTCACTGATATTAGCTTTCGTCCAGTTCATACGGATTGTACTCGAGTACCTGCACCACAAGCTCAAAG gCACTCATAATGTGTTTGCTCGCTTCCTGCTCTGCTGTTTAAAATGCTGCTTTTGGTGCCTGGAGCGTTTTATTCGCTTCATGAACAGGAATGCCTACATCATG ATTGCTATCTATGGAAAGAGTTTCTGCACATCAGCTCGGGAAGCTTTCTTTTTGTTAatgaggaatgttgtgag GGTAACTGTGTTGGACAAGCTGACAGATTTCCTGCTCTTCTTAGGGAAAATTCTCATAACAGGGATTGTTG GTGTTATTGCCTTCTATTTCCTCACACACAAAATCCCAATCATTCAGGAAGAAGTTCCAGTTCTGAATAATTACTGGGTGCCTCTGCTG ACGGTCGTGTTCGGCTCGTACCTGATCGCACACGGCTTCTTCAGCGTCTATGCAATGTGCGTGGACACACTGTTCCTGTGTTTCT GTGAGGACCTGGAGAGGAACGACGGAACGACGGCGAAACCTTTCCTCATGTCTCCCGGGTTGCGTGGAATTCTGAGAAGCGTGGATCAAAGCCCCGGGAAATCCCGAGCAGCGCTGCATCAATGCAGCGTTGAAGAATAG